The genomic stretch AATGATATGCATTAGTTTTGGTTTTACATTTTGTCGTTTATAGCTAAAATGTATGGAATAACCCAGAATGTCCATCAGGGACATACAGTTGTTTTTGTACAGCAATACACTCTTTCACAGCAGGTTACTTTTCCTTGACAGTGCAAATGGGCCTTTGCTAAGATTGCAATAATATATTTTCAGAAAATGTTCATTAGATCCATAAATGCTTTCATTTAGAGATCTACAGTCTATATATATTAAAAGGAGGAACATCGTAGTGTGGGGAGATAAGTTTAGTAAAGAAGGTTTAACATTTGATGATGTTTTGTTAGTACCGCGTAAGTCTGAGGTACTTCCCAAGGAAGTTGATGTTTCGGTTCGTTTAAGTGATAACGTGAAGCTTAATATTCCACTGATCAGTGCTGCGATGGATACTGTTACAGAAGCACCTTTGGCGATTGCAATTGCGAGAGAAGGCGGCATTGGTATCATTCATAAAAATATGCCGGTTGAACAGCAAGCGGAAGAAGTTGATCGTGTAAAACGTTCCGAGAGCGGCGTAATTACGAATCCTTTCTCTTTAACTAAAGATCATTTAGTATCTGATGCAGAGAATGTAATGGCAAAATATCGTATCTCTGGGGTGCCTATCGTTGATGAAGCACAGAAATTGGTCGGGATTCTAACCAACCGTGATTTACGTTTTATTAAAAACTATGACATTAAGATCTCCGAAGTGATGACAAGTGAGAATCTGGTGACAGCACCAGTAGGTACTACGCTTGTACAAGCTCAAGAGATTTTGCAAAAACATAAAATTGAGAAGCTTCCTCTTGTTGATGAATCAAATACTTTAAAAGGTCTAATCACCATTAAAGATATCGAAAAAGCAATTCAGTTCCCGAATGCTGCTAAAGACAGCCAAGGAAGATTGGTTGTTGGTGCTGCTGTTGGTGTATCCAGTGACTTGTACGAGCGTACAGAAGCATTGGTAAAAGCAGGTGTGGATCTGATCTCGATCGATTCCGCACATGGTCATAGTAAAAACATTCTTGATTCGGTTCGTAAACTTCGCGAACTATATCCAAGTCTTACAATTATTGCGGGTAACGTAGCAACGGGTGAAGCAACTCGTGATCTGATTGAAGCAGGGGCATCCGTTATTAAAGTAGGTATTGGACCTGGATCTATCTGTACAACTCGTGTTGTTGCTGGTATTGGTGTACCTCAAGTAACCGCAGTTTATGATTGTGCAAATGTAGCTCGTGAATACAATATTCCTGTCATTGCTGATGGCGGTATCAAGTATTCCGGTGAAATTACAAAAGCAATCGCAGCAGGAGCTCATGCAGTAATGCTGGGAAGTCTGCTTGCTGGTACAGAGGAAAGCCCAGGCGAGTTTGAAATTTATCAAGGTCGCCGCTTTAAAGGATATCGCGGTATGGGATCCATTAGCGCAATGAAGATGGGTAGTAAAGACCGTTACTTCCAAGATGATGATAAAAAACTTGTTCCTGAAGGTATCGAAGGACGTGTTGCTTATAAAGGTCCACTTAGTGCAACAATTCATCAGCTGATTGGTGGTCTTCGCTCTGGTATGGGATATTGCGGTACAGCAACGATCGACGAACTTCGTAACGATACTCAGTTCATTCGTATTACGAGTGCAGGACTTCGTGAAAGTCACCCACATGATGTTCAGATTACAAAAGAAGCACCAAACTATACATTGTAAGACAATTATTTTTCGTCATATAGCAGGCAGGCAAGGTGAAATTCACTTTGCCTGTCTTTTTTTGCGGAATATCGTGTGTTAAAATGAAACAGGACTTGTATAAGTATACAAGCAAGCATACGAACCTTATGAAAAACATGACAAGATGATCTCTATTTGATGTAATAGAGACATTACATATAAATCAGTTATTCTCTGATTCAATGGGTTCTTCTTTTGGTCCTTGTTAACCATTTCGATTATGCTCCACATTTACAAATGAACAGATTGCTATTATTGCCTATAGCGGCACTATGAAAGATTAGAGGAGGATTTATTCCATTGAAAAAGAAGTACAGTCATTCTTTGATTCGTTCTGAACAAAACGAGAGATCAAAGTTTAAGAAACGCGTTGCTACATTAATGGTTATGAATATGCTTTGTATGTCGGTGATTCCTGCAGCAGTGTCTGCTGAACAAGTAACTCAGGTAGCGGCGGCTGCCACTACAAGTGATACGACTAAAACAGCTGTTTCTAAAGTACCTTCGCCTGATACTCTAGGACTTGCAGTAAAGTCAGCAGTACTGATGGAAGCATCAACAGGTCAAATTCTATTATCAGTCAACGCAGATCAAGCTTATGCGCCAGCAAGTATGACAAAGATGATGACAGAATATATTGTTTCTGAAAAAGTGAAACAAGGCGAGATATCTTGGGATGACACCGTGACAGTTAAGAAGAATGCATCCTTAAGTGTGGGCTCCCGTATTTTCCTAGCTGAAGGGGATCAACATTCCGTTAAAGAGCTGTATATTGCTATGGCTATTGGCTCTGCAAATGATGCAACCGTTGCTCTTGCAGAATATGTGGCAGGTTCTGAGGAAGAGTTCGTAAAACTGATGAACGCAGAAGCTAAACGTATGGGGATGAACGATACACACTTTATTAACTCAACGGGTCTAAACCGTGAAGATATGCCGGCTGGTTTCCAGCCAGAAGATGACCGCGAAACCGTAATGACAGCGAAAGATGTCGCTACTTTGACTAGATATATTGTTCAGGATCATCCTGACTTTTCTGAATTTACCTCTCTTCAGTCCTATGATTTCCGAGGGAAAGATAAAATTATTAACTGGAACTGGATGCTTGAAGCAAACAAAAACATTACAAACTTTAAACAGTATGCGTATGAAGGTCTTGACGGTATGAAGACAGGACATACGAAAGCTGCAGGTTATTGCTTTGCAGGGACTGCGGAGCGTGATGGAATGCGTCTGATCAGTGTAGTAATGGGCGCTTCAACAGAGCCAGGCCGTTTCAACGAAACAAAAAAAGTACTGGACTACGGTTACAATAACTTTGAAGTGAAGCAAGTAGTTGCAGGTAAGACAACGGTAACTGGTGCAGAAACGGCACCTGTATCTAAAGGTAAAGAAGCAACTGTTCCGGTTGTAACGGAAGAAGCGGTTAATTTTATCGTTCCAAAAGGCACAGAATCTTTTGAACCTGAATTCACAACTAATTTTGAAGGTGAAGCGCTTGAAGCACCAATCGAAGCAGGTACTAAAGCCGGCACGATCACATACACCTACAAGGTAGAAGGTATGGATGAAGTGCAGGAACAAACCGTGAACCTTGTTACTTCCGAGAAAGTTGAAAAGGCAGGATGGTTCCGTCTTATGTTCCGAGGAATTGGTGATTTCTTTGGTGACATGTTTGATAGCATTAAAAACCTGTTTTAATTAAAAACAGCATTTATTTTCTTTCTGTAGCACACCTTTCTATAATTCTGTATTTAGTAAAATAGTTGTATAATCAGGATTCATACGGTAAAATATCAAGTTAGAATTCAAATTGGAAACTTTTGATAGGTACGAGTCTTTTTCTATAGGATATTACCTTTTAAAAGGGCATTGAATTGGAAAAACTGCAGATATAATACGGGGGGCTTAAACATGGAAACGGGCACATCACGCGTTAAAAGAGGAATGGCAGAAATGCAAAAAGGCGGCGTCATCATGGACGTTATGAATGCAGAACAGGCTAAAATTGCTGAAGCAGCAGGGGCCACAGCAGTTATGGCTCTTGAACGTGTACCATCTGATATTCGTGCAGCTGGCGGCGTAGCTCGTATGGCTGATCCAACGATTGTAGAAGAAGTGATGAAAGTCGTATCAATCCCAGTTATGGCGAAGGCTCGTATCGGTCATTTTGTTGAAGCGAAAGTGCTCGAATCCTTAGGTGTTGACTACCTTGATGAAAGTGAAGTATTAACTCCAGCAGATGAAGTTTTCCATATTGATAAACATGAATTTACTGTACCGTTTGTGTGCGGAGCCAAAGATTTAGGTGAAGCACTTCGCCGGATCGGTGAAGGTGCTTCGATGATTCGTACCAAAGGTGAACCAGGAACAGGTAACATTGTTGAAGCGGTACGACATATGCGTTTCATTAACAGCCAAATCCGTAAAGTTCAGAATATGTCCAAGGACGAGCTGTATGCTGAAGCTAAAAATTTGGGTGTGGCTTATGATCTTTTGCTTGATGTACATGAGAACGGGAAACTTCCTGTTGTAAACTTTGCAGCAGGTGGTGTTGCTACTCCAGCTGATGCTGCTCTGATGATGCATCTTGGTGCAGATGGTGTATTTGTAGGTTCTGGTATCTTTAAATCAGACAACCCTGAGAAATTTGCTCGTGCTATCGTAGAAGCTACGACTCATTACACAGATTATAAGCTGATTGCGGA from Paenibacillus polygoni encodes the following:
- the guaB gene encoding IMP dehydrogenase: MWGDKFSKEGLTFDDVLLVPRKSEVLPKEVDVSVRLSDNVKLNIPLISAAMDTVTEAPLAIAIAREGGIGIIHKNMPVEQQAEEVDRVKRSESGVITNPFSLTKDHLVSDAENVMAKYRISGVPIVDEAQKLVGILTNRDLRFIKNYDIKISEVMTSENLVTAPVGTTLVQAQEILQKHKIEKLPLVDESNTLKGLITIKDIEKAIQFPNAAKDSQGRLVVGAAVGVSSDLYERTEALVKAGVDLISIDSAHGHSKNILDSVRKLRELYPSLTIIAGNVATGEATRDLIEAGASVIKVGIGPGSICTTRVVAGIGVPQVTAVYDCANVAREYNIPVIADGGIKYSGEITKAIAAGAHAVMLGSLLAGTEESPGEFEIYQGRRFKGYRGMGSISAMKMGSKDRYFQDDDKKLVPEGIEGRVAYKGPLSATIHQLIGGLRSGMGYCGTATIDELRNDTQFIRITSAGLRESHPHDVQITKEAPNYTL
- the pdxS gene encoding pyridoxal 5'-phosphate synthase lyase subunit PdxS is translated as METGTSRVKRGMAEMQKGGVIMDVMNAEQAKIAEAAGATAVMALERVPSDIRAAGGVARMADPTIVEEVMKVVSIPVMAKARIGHFVEAKVLESLGVDYLDESEVLTPADEVFHIDKHEFTVPFVCGAKDLGEALRRIGEGASMIRTKGEPGTGNIVEAVRHMRFINSQIRKVQNMSKDELYAEAKNLGVAYDLLLDVHENGKLPVVNFAAGGVATPADAALMMHLGADGVFVGSGIFKSDNPEKFARAIVEATTHYTDYKLIAEVSKNLGAPMKGIEISSLSPAERMSNRGW
- a CDS encoding D-alanyl-D-alanine carboxypeptidase family protein, yielding MVMNMLCMSVIPAAVSAEQVTQVAAAATTSDTTKTAVSKVPSPDTLGLAVKSAVLMEASTGQILLSVNADQAYAPASMTKMMTEYIVSEKVKQGEISWDDTVTVKKNASLSVGSRIFLAEGDQHSVKELYIAMAIGSANDATVALAEYVAGSEEEFVKLMNAEAKRMGMNDTHFINSTGLNREDMPAGFQPEDDRETVMTAKDVATLTRYIVQDHPDFSEFTSLQSYDFRGKDKIINWNWMLEANKNITNFKQYAYEGLDGMKTGHTKAAGYCFAGTAERDGMRLISVVMGASTEPGRFNETKKVLDYGYNNFEVKQVVAGKTTVTGAETAPVSKGKEATVPVVTEEAVNFIVPKGTESFEPEFTTNFEGEALEAPIEAGTKAGTITYTYKVEGMDEVQEQTVNLVTSEKVEKAGWFRLMFRGIGDFFGDMFDSIKNLF